The following proteins are co-located in the Phragmites australis chromosome 10, lpPhrAust1.1, whole genome shotgun sequence genome:
- the LOC133930500 gene encoding transcription factor bHLH144-like, whose protein sequence is MQGDPGYGYGGYGYGYNSYIAGTGAGGYDYDMAGYVGGGAYYAANDRYAVAPAAYEDPLAGRRQHDFPAPLTGLEFQSSDTCPKNYVIFDQTYERSRVMFHPSLANNFGSSGGGYDYNHHHCHGFDQNYAGAGKSAYYGCGDGGGGSIRQKEDTDEIDALMSTEDGEDEDDVLSTGRTPGCRAGGSPDSTCSSGYGPIGGGRKNETGGGGGEKKERMKKMVRTLKGIIPGGDRMDTPAVLDEAVRYLKSLKVEVKKLGARGSSS, encoded by the coding sequence ATGCAGGGGGACCCCGGATACGGGTACGGTGGCTACGGCTACGGATACAATAGCTACATCGCCggcaccggcgccggcggctaCGACTACGACATGGCCGGCTACGTCGGCGGAGGCGCGTACTACGCGGCCAACGATCGGTACGCTGTCGCGCCAGCTGCCTATGAGGACCCCCTCGCCGGTCGGAGGCAGCACGACTTCCCGGCGCCACTCACCGGGCTCGAGTTCCAGTCGTCGGATACCTGCCCCAAGAACTACGTCATCTTCGACCAGACGTACGAGCGGAGCCGGGTCATGTTCCACCCCTCCCTCGCCAACAACTTCggctcctccggcggcggctaCGACTACAATCACCACCACTGCCACGGCTTCGATCAGAACTACGCCGGTGCCGGCAAGAGCGCCTACTACGGttgcggcgacggcggcggcggctcgatcCGGCAGAAAGAGGACACCGACGAGATCGACGCGCTGATGAGCACGGAGGacggcgaggacgaggacgacgtGCTCAGCACAGGCCGCACCCCGGGCTGCCGCGCCGGCGGCTCCCCGGACTCCACGTGCTCGTCCGGGTACGGGCCCATCGGAGGCGGCCGGAAGAACGAgaccggcggcggaggcggcgagaAGAAGGAGcggatgaagaagatggtgcGGACGCTCAAGGGGATCATCCCGGGCGGCGACCGCATGGACACGCCGGCGGTCCTCGACGAGGCCGTGAGGTACCTCAAGTCGCTCAAGGTGGAGGTCAAGAAGCTCGGTGCGCGTGGGTCAAGCAGCTAG